One window from the genome of Pseudomonas sp. L5B5 encodes:
- the fleR gene encoding sigma-54-dependent response regulator transcription factor FleR encodes MAIKVLLVEDDRALREALADTLLLAGHDYKAVGSAEEALEATAAESFSLVVSDVNMPGMDGHQLLGLLRVRQPQLPVLLMTAHGAVERAVDAMRQGAADYLVKPFEPRALLDLVARHALGSLGVAEEEGPVALEPASLQLLELAARVARSDSTVLISGESGTGKEVLARYIHQHSHRVGQPFIAINCAAIPDNMLEATLFGHEKGSFTGAIAAQPGKFEQADGGTILLDEISEMPLGLQAKLLRVLQEREVERVGARKPISLDIRVVATTNRDLAGEVAAGRFREDLYYRLSVFPLAWRPLRERPADILPLAERLLVKHVNKMKHATARLSTEAQACLVAYPWPGNVRELDNALQRALILQQGGLIRPEDFCLAGPVACAPLPALMPAGQGVPRAVAGVAEAPAQDSGGLGDDLRRREFQMIIDTLRSERGRRKEAAERLGISPRTLRYKLAQMRDAGMDVEAYLFAT; translated from the coding sequence ATGGCAATCAAGGTTCTACTGGTTGAAGACGATCGCGCCCTGCGCGAGGCCCTGGCGGACACCCTGCTGCTGGCCGGCCATGACTACAAGGCAGTGGGCAGTGCGGAGGAGGCCCTGGAGGCAACGGCCGCCGAGTCCTTCAGCCTGGTGGTCAGCGACGTCAACATGCCCGGCATGGATGGTCATCAATTGCTCGGCTTGCTGCGTGTCCGTCAGCCGCAATTGCCTGTGTTGCTGATGACCGCCCATGGCGCAGTGGAGCGTGCGGTAGATGCCATGCGTCAAGGCGCCGCCGATTACCTGGTCAAGCCTTTCGAGCCCAGGGCGCTGCTCGATCTGGTGGCGCGCCACGCCCTGGGGAGCCTGGGCGTGGCCGAGGAAGAAGGGCCGGTGGCTTTAGAGCCTGCCAGCCTGCAATTGCTGGAGCTGGCGGCACGGGTGGCACGCAGCGATTCCACAGTCTTGATTTCCGGTGAGTCCGGTACCGGCAAGGAAGTGCTGGCGCGCTATATCCACCAGCATTCCCATCGTGTGGGCCAGCCGTTCATCGCGATCAACTGTGCGGCCATTCCCGACAACATGCTTGAAGCCACCCTGTTCGGTCACGAGAAGGGCTCATTCACTGGCGCGATTGCGGCCCAGCCCGGCAAGTTCGAGCAGGCCGACGGCGGCACCATCCTGCTGGACGAGATTTCCGAAATGCCTCTGGGCCTGCAAGCCAAGCTGTTGCGGGTGCTGCAAGAGCGCGAAGTGGAGCGGGTGGGGGCACGCAAGCCCATCAGCCTGGATATCCGGGTGGTGGCCACCACCAACCGCGATTTGGCGGGCGAAGTGGCGGCGGGGCGTTTTCGCGAGGACCTGTATTACCGTCTGTCGGTTTTCCCCCTGGCCTGGCGTCCATTGCGCGAGCGTCCTGCCGATATCCTGCCGCTGGCCGAGCGCTTGCTGGTCAAGCACGTCAATAAAATGAAGCATGCCACTGCCAGGCTTTCTACCGAGGCCCAGGCCTGCCTGGTGGCGTACCCCTGGCCGGGCAATGTGCGCGAACTGGATAACGCCCTGCAACGGGCGCTGATCCTGCAGCAGGGTGGATTGATCCGTCCTGAAGACTTCTGCCTGGCCGGGCCGGTGGCCTGTGCGCCGCTGCCGGCGCTGATGCCGGCAGGCCAGGGTGTGCCCCGTGCAGTGGCTGGTGTGGCCGAGGCGCCGGCCCAGGATTCGGGCGGCCTGGGCGACGACCTGCGGCGCAGGGAGTTCCAGATGATCATCGATACCCTGCGTTCAGAGCGTGGGCGGCGCAAGGAAGCCGCGGAACGGCTGGGTATCAGTCCGCGCACCCTGCGTTACAAATTGGCGCAGATGCGTGACGCCGGAATGGACGTCGAGGCTTATCTGTTCGCCACGTGA
- the fliS gene encoding flagellar export chaperone FliS produces the protein MNPMLALRQYQKVGGQAQTSEASPHRLVQMLMEGGLDRIAQAKGAIARKDIANKGVFINKAIGIIGGLREGLDLENSMDTLGDLDGLYAYMMTRLTEANIKSDPSILDEVDGLLRTVKEGWDAIAAPGPQF, from the coding sequence ATGAACCCGATGTTAGCCCTTCGGCAATACCAAAAGGTGGGTGGGCAGGCGCAGACTTCCGAGGCCAGCCCGCATCGCCTGGTGCAAATGCTGATGGAAGGTGGCCTGGATCGCATCGCTCAGGCCAAGGGCGCGATAGCGCGCAAGGATATCGCCAACAAGGGCGTGTTCATCAACAAGGCCATCGGCATCATCGGCGGTTTGCGCGAGGGCCTGGACCTGGAGAACTCCATGGACACCCTGGGTGATCTGGATGGTCTCTATGCCTACATGATGACGCGCTTGACCGAGGCCAACATCAAGTCGGACCCATCGATCCTCGATGAGGTGGATGGTCTGCTGCGCACGGTCAAAGAGGGTTGGGACGCCATCGCGGCCCCGGGTCCGCAGTTTTAA
- a CDS encoding sensor histidine kinase, producing MSTAPDAQGQSSSVEQAGRLGLEQAFALFNQVSSQLTDSYSMLEARVTELKGELAVVSAQRMQELAEKERLANRLQNLLDLLPGGVIVIDGHGIVSEANPAACELLGLPLEGQLWRSIIARSFAPREDDGHEISLRDGRRLSISTRSLDAEPGQLVLLNDLTETRRLQDQLARHERLSSLGKMVASLAHQIRTPLSAALLYASHLTEQELPVATQQRFAGRLKERLHELEHQVRDMLVFARGELPLTDRLTPRSLLQSLQAAASPHVQDVAVRWQCDSHDGELLCNRDTLVGALLNLIENAVQASAGAARLKVHLYRRDDALRLCISDSGSGIDAAVLERLGEPFFTTKANGTGLGLTVVKAVARAHQGELSLRSRPGRGTCALVTLPLFSSAHGVE from the coding sequence ATGTCTACTGCCCCCGATGCCCAGGGACAATCGTCGTCCGTAGAGCAGGCGGGCCGGCTTGGTCTCGAGCAGGCCTTTGCGCTGTTCAATCAAGTATCGAGCCAACTTACTGACTCCTACAGCATGCTCGAGGCTCGGGTTACCGAGCTCAAGGGCGAGCTGGCGGTGGTCAGCGCCCAGCGGATGCAGGAGCTGGCGGAAAAGGAACGCTTGGCCAATCGCCTGCAGAACCTGCTCGACCTGCTGCCGGGCGGGGTCATCGTCATCGACGGCCATGGCATCGTCAGCGAAGCCAACCCGGCGGCCTGCGAACTGCTGGGGTTACCGCTGGAAGGGCAGTTGTGGCGCAGCATCATTGCTCGCAGTTTCGCTCCCCGTGAAGACGATGGTCATGAGATCTCCCTGCGTGATGGCCGGCGCCTGTCCATCTCTACCCGCTCTCTGGACGCCGAGCCAGGGCAACTGGTGCTGCTGAACGACCTGACTGAAACCCGTCGCCTGCAAGACCAGTTGGCTCGCCACGAGCGCCTGTCGTCCCTGGGCAAGATGGTCGCGTCCCTGGCCCACCAGATTCGCACGCCATTGTCGGCGGCCCTGCTGTATGCCAGTCACCTGACCGAGCAGGAACTGCCGGTGGCCACTCAGCAGCGCTTCGCTGGGCGGCTCAAGGAGCGCCTGCATGAGCTCGAGCACCAAGTGCGCGACATGCTGGTATTCGCCCGTGGCGAGCTGCCCCTGACCGATCGCCTGACACCCAGGTCGCTGCTGCAATCCCTGCAGGCTGCCGCCTCGCCCCATGTCCAGGACGTCGCCGTGCGCTGGCAGTGCGACAGCCATGACGGCGAGTTGCTGTGCAACCGCGACACGCTGGTCGGCGCCTTGCTCAATCTGATCGAGAACGCCGTTCAAGCCAGTGCCGGGGCCGCTCGGCTGAAGGTGCACCTGTATCGCCGAGACGATGCCTTGCGCCTGTGCATCAGCGATAGCGGCAGTGGAATCGACGCTGCGGTGCTGGAGCGCCTGGGAGAACCATTTTTTACCACCAAGGCCAACGGGACCGGGTTGGGCCTGACGGTGGTCAAGGCGGTGGCGCGTGCTCATCAGGGAGAATTGTCGCTGCGCTCGCGTCCCGGGCGCGGTACTTGCGCCCTGGTGACCCTGCCTCTGTTCTCCAGTGCCCATGGAGTGGAGTGA
- a CDS encoding sigma-54 dependent transcriptional regulator produces MWRETKILLIDDDSVRRRDLAVILNFLGEENLPCGSHDWQQAVGSLSSSREVICVLIGTVNAPGALPGLLKTLSTWDEFLPVLLMGENSSVDLPEDQRRRVLSSLEMPPSYSKLLDSLHRAQVYREMYDQARERGRHREPNLFRSLVGTSRAIQHVRQMMQQVADTDASVLILGESGTGKEVVARNLHYHSKRRDAPFVPVNCGAIPAELLESELFGHEKGAFTGAITSRAGRFELANGGTLFLDEIGDMPLPMQVKLLRVLQERTFERVGSNKTQGVDVRIIAATHKNLESMIEVGSFREDLYYRLNVFPIEMAPLRERVEDIPLLMNELISRMEHEKRGSIRFNSAAIMSLCRHGWPGNVRELANLVERMAIMHPYGVIGVVELPKKFRYVDDEDEQLVDSLRSDLEERVAINGHAPDFSATAMLPPEGLDLKDYLGSLEQGLIQQALDDANGIVARAAERLRIRRTTLVEKMRKYGMSRREGDEQADD; encoded by the coding sequence ATGTGGCGTGAAACCAAAATTCTGCTGATCGATGACGATAGCGTCCGCCGCCGCGACCTGGCGGTGATTTTAAATTTTCTTGGCGAAGAAAATTTACCCTGTGGTAGCCATGACTGGCAGCAGGCTGTCGGCTCATTGTCGTCTAGTCGTGAAGTGATCTGCGTCCTCATCGGGACCGTAAACGCTCCTGGTGCACTTCCGGGCCTGTTAAAGACACTCTCGACCTGGGATGAGTTCCTTCCGGTCCTGCTGATGGGTGAAAATTCTTCCGTCGACCTTCCTGAAGACCAGCGCCGTCGGGTGCTGTCGTCCCTGGAAATGCCCCCCAGCTACAGCAAGCTGCTCGATTCCCTGCATCGTGCCCAGGTCTACCGTGAAATGTACGACCAGGCGCGGGAGCGCGGGCGTCATCGCGAGCCCAACCTGTTCCGCAGCCTGGTTGGCACCAGCCGGGCGATCCAGCATGTCCGCCAGATGATGCAGCAAGTGGCGGACACGGACGCCAGTGTGCTGATCCTGGGCGAGTCGGGCACCGGCAAGGAAGTGGTGGCGCGCAACCTGCACTATCACTCCAAACGTCGCGACGCACCTTTCGTGCCGGTCAACTGCGGGGCGATCCCTGCCGAGCTGTTGGAAAGCGAGCTGTTCGGCCATGAGAAGGGCGCCTTTACCGGGGCCATCACCAGCCGTGCCGGGCGCTTCGAGCTGGCCAACGGCGGCACGTTGTTCCTCGACGAGATCGGCGACATGCCGCTGCCGATGCAGGTCAAGCTGTTGCGCGTGCTGCAGGAGCGGACCTTCGAGCGTGTGGGCAGCAACAAGACCCAGGGTGTCGATGTGCGCATCATCGCTGCCACCCACAAGAACCTGGAAAGCATGATCGAGGTCGGCAGCTTCCGCGAGGACCTGTACTACCGCCTCAATGTGTTCCCCATCGAGATGGCGCCGCTGCGTGAGCGAGTGGAAGATATTCCGCTGCTGATGAACGAGCTGATTTCGCGAATGGAGCACGAGAAGCGCGGTTCGATCCGCTTCAATTCCGCTGCCATCATGTCCCTGTGCCGCCATGGCTGGCCAGGTAACGTCCGCGAGCTGGCCAACCTGGTGGAGCGCATGGCGATCATGCACCCCTATGGGGTGATCGGCGTGGTCGAGCTGCCGAAGAAGTTTCGCTACGTCGATGACGAAGACGAGCAGCTGGTGGATAGCCTGCGCAGCGACCTGGAAGAGCGGGTGGCGATCAATGGCCATGCACCGGATTTCTCCGCCACTGCCATGCTGCCGCCTGAAGGCCTGGACCTGAAGGACTATCTCGGCAGTCTGGAGCAGGGACTGATCCAGCAGGCGCTGGACGATGCCAACGGTATCGTGGCCCGGGCCGCCGAGCGGTTGCGTATCCGTCGGACCACCCTGGTGGAGAAGATGCGCAAGTACGGCATGAGCCGTCGCGAAGGAGACGAACAGGCGGATGATTGA